CTTGCAAAATAAAACGTGTACCGAAAAGGTACACGTTTTTTTCAAGTGATAATTGTATTTGAAGGAAGCTGTCTTCTCATTTTTTGATATGATTTGTACATTGCTAAGCGCCAAGGAACAATCATTGAAAATGCTAATAAGAAGAACATACCACTTAATTGGCCTACATCGATTGATGAACTTAAATATAACTTCATCACGATTCGAACGACTAATAAACCAAGTAAGATAAAGACAAATGCTTTAGATCTTTTTAAATAAATTTCATTATCCACAATTTCAAATTTAGATGTTTTAATTAAA
This genomic interval from Gottfriedia acidiceleris contains the following:
- a CDS encoding CcdC family protein, producing MSIIFSTVLATCMALGVIVVRLRAAKKPTNLRKIILPPFFMSSGALMYLVPEFRLTGSEVLEAVCMGVFFSLFLIKTSKFEIVDNEIYLKRSKAFVFILLGLLVVRIVMKLYLSSSIDVGQLSGMFFLLAFSMIVPWRLAMYKSYQKMRRQLPSNTIIT